The Lacticaseibacillus rhamnosus DNA window ATAGTATAACGGTTTTAAAGCAAGAGCGCGAGCAGGAGCGGTTAGCAATCGGAGTGTAAGCGGCCTTAAGCCTAAATGGCTGGGCTTTGGCCATTTAGGCTTGAGGTCCTTACACGTAGATTGCTGCGACTGCGAGCGCGTTTAGGAAAGTGTCATCCCTTCCTCGGTCTACGCTTTAAGTGACTTCCGCTGCTTCGATCCGACTCCGCGGTGATAGATGCAGCCCCCCGCTCCGCCAGCTCTTACTTTCCGTCCCAGATCCCGAAACAAGGTACCCTTCCCGCCGCTACTTACCGTAAGTTAACACCCCACGCATGAATTTTTGGAGGTTATTTTATGTTTTTCCACCACGATCATCTGAAGCTCTACTATCAAAAAAGCGGCCACGGACCGGCGATTATATTGCTACATGGCAACGGTGAGGATCATACACTCTTCGCCGACTTAATCACGTATCTCGCCCCGCATTATACTGTGATTGCCTTGGACAGTCGTGATCACGGTCAAAGTTCGGCTACGGACCGGCTTAGTTATGATGCAATGACGTCCGACGTTTCAGCTTTAATCACTGAATTGGAGTTAGCCCGGCCGATCATACTCGGCTTTTCTGATGGTGGCATTATTGCTTTGCTGCTGGCAATTCGGCATCCCGAACAAGTCGGCGCTTTGATTGTTGCCGGGGCGAATCTGACGCCTCAAGGTTTACGCTGGTATTCGCGCATTCTTTTTCGTATTGCCGCTGGTCATCGGCCGTCTCCTAAGTTAGCCATGATGCTCCATGAACCGCAAATCACCCCGCAAATGCTGCATAGGATCACCGTGCCAACCTTAGTGCTAGCGGGCAGCCGCGACTTGATTACACGTAAAGAAACTTTTACGATTGCCAGTTCGATTCAAAATGCCGAATTGCATATTCTCCCCGGCGAAAACCACAACTCATATATTCGCGACAACCACAAGCTTTGGCACCTTATCAGACCGTTTCTGGCCGGACTGCAAGCGGTCGATTAAAATGAATTATTTTTGTATATTTAACATTTTACTTGCATATTCACTCCAATGAGTATATATTCAATCCATAATCATTAATGAGGAGTGAACTATATGCGGGGAATCAAACATTGGGCGGTCGCGATCATTGCGCTGATCGCTATGATCGTCGGCTTCACCAGTTATCAGCCGGTTCCAACGGCAGCTGCCAGCAAAGACTTAGCGGCGATTCAAAAACGCGGCTATTTAGTCGTTGGTCTGTCCGCCGACTACGCCCCATTGGAGTTCCACGCCACGATTAACGGTGCTGACACAATCGTCGGCGCAGATATTTCCATGTCCAAGCAAATCGCTAAGGACATGGGCGTGAAACTACAAATCAAAGAAATGAACTTCACGGCGCTGATCGGGGCTTTAAAAACCGGCAAGATTGATTTGATCGTCTCCGGTATGTCCAAAACACCTGAACGGGAAAAAGAGGTTAACTTTTCAACGCCTTACCTGTATGAAACGCAAGTCATGGTCATTCGCAAGGCCGATAAAGCCAAGTATAAATCGATTGCCGACTTTTCCGGAAAACGAGTAGGGGCACAAAAGCAAACGACGCAGGAACAGCTTGCCAAGACTCAACTGCCCGGTGCAAAAGTCACGAGCCTGGATAAAGCAAATGATGTGGTTGCACAAATTTCGTACAACAAATTGGATGCCGGGGTTTTGGCTAGTACCATTGCCGACTCCTATGTTGCCCGGACACCGAGTTTAACCGTGATTGACCCGCATTTTGCGACTGACAAAGCCCCAACCGCCATCGCCGTCAGCAAGCAATCGCCTGCCTTGTTAAAACAAGTCAATAAGACGATCAGCAAGGTTAAAGGTGCCAAATACAAGAGTTATCTGCAAGCCGCCTACAAACTACAGGATCAGGATCAAGGCTTCTGGGCTAAGTACGGTAACTACTTTATCCGCGGCGCTATTTATACTTTGGTCTTCGCGGTCTTAACAGTCTTATTCGGAACTATCATCGGCACGCTGCTTGCCTTGATGAAACTCAGTCGCAATTGGCTGGCTAAAGTGGTGGCTAACATCTACATCGAGTTTATTCGGGGCACGCCGTTGTTGGTTCAAGCATTCATTGTCTTCTTCGGTACGCAGATTCTCGGTTTAGATCTCAGCGCGTTTGTTGCCGGCGCGATCGCCATGGCCATCAACTCCGGCGCATACGTTGCAGAAATCATTCGTGGCGGGATCAATTCCGTCCCTGTCGGTCAAACCGAGGCGGCTCGGTCTTTGGGTCTGCACCAAAGCCAGGCAATGCGATACGTCATTTTGCCACAAGCGATGAAGAACATCTGGCCGGCATTAGGCAATGAGTTCGTCACCGATATTAAGGAAAGTTCGGTCTTGTCCGTTATCGGTGCCACCGAATTAATGTTTGAAGGTACCGTTGTGCAAGGGGCCTCGTTCAAGCCATTCCTGCCACTGGTCGTTGTCGCCATTCTTTACTTCATCATGACGTTTACCCTATCACGACTACTACGCCTGATTGAAAAACGGTTTAATTAACATTTGCTTTAGCACGCCTGCCATAACGCGCTCACATTTATTAAAGGAGGATATATTTTCATGACAGAAAAAATTGTACTAGCTTACTCAGGTGGTCTTGATACATCCGTTGCGATTCCTTGGCTCATGGACAAGGGTTATGAAGTGATTGCGGTCGTCTTGAATGTCGGTCAACCGGATGCGGATTTTGACGCGATTCAACAAAAAGCACTTAAAGTCGGTGCCATTGATTCGATTGTCGTTGACGCCCAAGACGAGTTCGCCGATCACTATGTTGCGCCGGTCATCAAGGCCAATGCGTTATACGAAGGCGACTATCCGTTAGTATCAGCGTTGTCACGCCCATTAATCATCGAGCATCTGGTTAAAATCGCCCACGCCCAAAATGCCACCGCAATTGCGCACGGTTCGACGGGTAAAGGCAACGATCAGGTTCGCTTTGAAGCCGCAATTCACGCCTTGGATCCCGAAATGAAAATCGAAGCACCGATTCGTGATTTTCACTGGTCACGAGAAGAAGAAATTGATTACGCCAAAGAACATCATGTGCCAGTCCCAATCGGCAAAAAGTCACCGTACTCAATCGACGCCAATCTCTGGGGCCGTGCTAACGAAGCCGGAATTCTCGAAAATCCTTGGA harbors:
- a CDS encoding ABC transporter substrate-binding protein/permease, whose translation is MRGIKHWAVAIIALIAMIVGFTSYQPVPTAAASKDLAAIQKRGYLVVGLSADYAPLEFHATINGADTIVGADISMSKQIAKDMGVKLQIKEMNFTALIGALKTGKIDLIVSGMSKTPEREKEVNFSTPYLYETQVMVIRKADKAKYKSIADFSGKRVGAQKQTTQEQLAKTQLPGAKVTSLDKANDVVAQISYNKLDAGVLASTIADSYVARTPSLTVIDPHFATDKAPTAIAVSKQSPALLKQVNKTISKVKGAKYKSYLQAAYKLQDQDQGFWAKYGNYFIRGAIYTLVFAVLTVLFGTIIGTLLALMKLSRNWLAKVVANIYIEFIRGTPLLVQAFIVFFGTQILGLDLSAFVAGAIAMAINSGAYVAEIIRGGINSVPVGQTEAARSLGLHQSQAMRYVILPQAMKNIWPALGNEFVTDIKESSVLSVIGATELMFEGTVVQGASFKPFLPLVVVAILYFIMTFTLSRLLRLIEKRFN
- a CDS encoding alpha/beta fold hydrolase; translation: MFFHHDHLKLYYQKSGHGPAIILLHGNGEDHTLFADLITYLAPHYTVIALDSRDHGQSSATDRLSYDAMTSDVSALITELELARPIILGFSDGGIIALLLAIRHPEQVGALIVAGANLTPQGLRWYSRILFRIAAGHRPSPKLAMMLHEPQITPQMLHRITVPTLVLAGSRDLITRKETFTIASSIQNAELHILPGENHNSYIRDNHKLWHLIRPFLAGLQAVD